A part of Arachis hypogaea cultivar Tifrunner chromosome 12, arahy.Tifrunner.gnm2.J5K5, whole genome shotgun sequence genomic DNA contains:
- the LOC112728555 gene encoding O-methyltransferase 1, chloroplastic isoform X1 → MAFLHVPAIVDCVNMNMNFHLMPLRCNSKRTFCVSAVNLNNDSISNNDPLLLSATTSAFLRSQETLRPGKHYIIVLFSLCDTFYQAFGVHYLVYSLCAQDPLFVDQYASYLVPQNFHKEKVQDLNPYCLATKFIDDKLLHTVNLIDGVKQVVLLTDGMDTRPYRLRWPASTIIFDISPERIFQIAAEKLEGDNGSSSYCGAGAKVPKGSLLYHIPLESSDIKQNLQLRGYNGSRPSIWAMQGFPMMTLANFEEVLSMLSSLAMEGSFFLGELPTFLSDAETEIKQWLDKLFMSNGFRVEMINHKGVSESSKEEFASAHYSNKLFVAEQLRLSDDQALIFWQMEAWRRQFQRVEDEGDEEGFEEL, encoded by the exons ATGGCTTTTTTACATGTACCTGCCATTGTTGATTGTGTTAACATGAACATGAACTTTCACCTTATGCCACTGAGATGCAACTCCAAGAGAACATTCTGTGTTTCTGCAGTGAATCTCAACAATGACAGCATTAGCAATAATGACCCTTTACTCCTTTCAGCAACTACCTCTGCTTTTCTTCGTTCTCAGGAAACTCTAAGGCCAGGCAAACACTACATCATAGTTCTTTTTTCTCTCTGTGACACATTTTATCAAGCATTTGGAGTTCACTACCTTGTATATTCATTGTGTGCTCAAG ACCCTTTATTTGTGGACCAGTATGCTTCATATCTTGTCCCTCAAAATTTTCACAAGGAAAAGGTGCAGGATTTGAACCCCTATTGCCTTGCAACTAAGTTCATTGATGATAAATTGCTTCATACAGTGAATCTTATTGATGGAGTTAAGCAG GTTGTTTTGTTAACTGATGGCATGGATACGCGGCCGTACAGACTTCGGTGGCCTGCTTCAACCATAATATTCGACATATCACCGGAAAGGATATTTCAAATAGCAGCTGAGAAGCTTGAAGGTGACAATGGTTCATCAAGTTATTGTG GTGCTGGGGCTAAGGTTCCCAAAGGTAGCTTACTCTATCATATTCCTTTGGAATCATCTGACATAAAGCAAAATTTGCAACTTAGAGGATATAATGGTAGTAGGCCAAGTATATGGGCAATGCAG GGGTTTCCTATGATGACATTGGCAAATTTTGAAGAAGTTTTGTCAATGTTAAGCAGTTTGGCCATGGAGGGAAGCTTTTTTCTGGGAGAGTTGCCTACATTTTTATCTGATGCAGAAACAGAAATTAAG CAATGGCTGGATAAACTCTTCATGAGCAACGGCTTTCGTGTCGAAATGATTAATCATAAAGGAGTTTCTGAAAGTTCAAAAGAAGAATTTGCTTCAGCACATTACAGTAACAAGCTGTTTGTTGCTGAACAACTACGACTTTCAGATGATCAG GCATTGATATTTTGGCAGATGGAAGCATGGAGAAGACAATTCCAAAGGGTAGAGGATGAAGGAGATGAAGAAGGCTTTGAAGAGTTATAG
- the LOC112728555 gene encoding O-methyltransferase 1, chloroplastic isoform X5 — protein MAFLHVPAIVDCVNMNMNFHLMPLRCNSKRTFCVSAVNLNNDSISNNDPLLLSATTSAFLRSQETLRPDPLFVDQYASYLVPQNFHKEKVQDLNPYCLATKFIDDKLLHTVNLIDGVKQVVLLTDGMDTRPYRLRWPASTIIFDISPERIFQIAAEKLEGDNGSSSYCGAGAKVPKGSLLYHIPLESSDIKQNLQLRGYNGSRPSIWAMQGFPMMTLANFEEVLSMLSSLAMEGSFFLGELPTFLSDAETEIKQWLDKLFMSNGFRVEMINHKGVSESSKEEFASAHYSNKLFVAEQLRLSDDQALIFWQMEAWRRQFQRVEDEGDEEGFEEL, from the exons ATGGCTTTTTTACATGTACCTGCCATTGTTGATTGTGTTAACATGAACATGAACTTTCACCTTATGCCACTGAGATGCAACTCCAAGAGAACATTCTGTGTTTCTGCAGTGAATCTCAACAATGACAGCATTAGCAATAATGACCCTTTACTCCTTTCAGCAACTACCTCTGCTTTTCTTCGTTCTCAGGAAACTCTAAGGCCAG ACCCTTTATTTGTGGACCAGTATGCTTCATATCTTGTCCCTCAAAATTTTCACAAGGAAAAGGTGCAGGATTTGAACCCCTATTGCCTTGCAACTAAGTTCATTGATGATAAATTGCTTCATACAGTGAATCTTATTGATGGAGTTAAGCAG GTTGTTTTGTTAACTGATGGCATGGATACGCGGCCGTACAGACTTCGGTGGCCTGCTTCAACCATAATATTCGACATATCACCGGAAAGGATATTTCAAATAGCAGCTGAGAAGCTTGAAGGTGACAATGGTTCATCAAGTTATTGTG GTGCTGGGGCTAAGGTTCCCAAAGGTAGCTTACTCTATCATATTCCTTTGGAATCATCTGACATAAAGCAAAATTTGCAACTTAGAGGATATAATGGTAGTAGGCCAAGTATATGGGCAATGCAG GGGTTTCCTATGATGACATTGGCAAATTTTGAAGAAGTTTTGTCAATGTTAAGCAGTTTGGCCATGGAGGGAAGCTTTTTTCTGGGAGAGTTGCCTACATTTTTATCTGATGCAGAAACAGAAATTAAG CAATGGCTGGATAAACTCTTCATGAGCAACGGCTTTCGTGTCGAAATGATTAATCATAAAGGAGTTTCTGAAAGTTCAAAAGAAGAATTTGCTTCAGCACATTACAGTAACAAGCTGTTTGTTGCTGAACAACTACGACTTTCAGATGATCAG GCATTGATATTTTGGCAGATGGAAGCATGGAGAAGACAATTCCAAAGGGTAGAGGATGAAGGAGATGAAGAAGGCTTTGAAGAGTTATAG
- the LOC112728555 gene encoding O-methyltransferase 1, chloroplastic isoform X2 — MAFLHVPAIVDCVNMNMNFHLMPLRCNSKRTFCVSAVNLNNDSISNNDPLLLSATTSAFLRSQETLRPGKHYIIVLFSLCDTFYQAFGVHYLVYSLCAQDPLFVDQYASYLVPQNFHKEKVQDLNPYCLATKFIDDKLLHTVNLIDGVKQVVLLTDGMDTRPYRLRWPASTIIFDISPERIFQIAAEKLEGDNGSSSYCGAGAKVPKGSLLYHIPLESSDIKQNLQLRGYNGSRPSIWAMQGFPMMTLANFEEVLSMLSSLAMEGSFFLGELPTFLSDAETEIKQWLDKLFMSNGFRVEMINHKGVSESSKEEFASAHYSNKLFVAEQLRLSDDQMEAWRRQFQRVEDEGDEEGFEEL; from the exons ATGGCTTTTTTACATGTACCTGCCATTGTTGATTGTGTTAACATGAACATGAACTTTCACCTTATGCCACTGAGATGCAACTCCAAGAGAACATTCTGTGTTTCTGCAGTGAATCTCAACAATGACAGCATTAGCAATAATGACCCTTTACTCCTTTCAGCAACTACCTCTGCTTTTCTTCGTTCTCAGGAAACTCTAAGGCCAGGCAAACACTACATCATAGTTCTTTTTTCTCTCTGTGACACATTTTATCAAGCATTTGGAGTTCACTACCTTGTATATTCATTGTGTGCTCAAG ACCCTTTATTTGTGGACCAGTATGCTTCATATCTTGTCCCTCAAAATTTTCACAAGGAAAAGGTGCAGGATTTGAACCCCTATTGCCTTGCAACTAAGTTCATTGATGATAAATTGCTTCATACAGTGAATCTTATTGATGGAGTTAAGCAG GTTGTTTTGTTAACTGATGGCATGGATACGCGGCCGTACAGACTTCGGTGGCCTGCTTCAACCATAATATTCGACATATCACCGGAAAGGATATTTCAAATAGCAGCTGAGAAGCTTGAAGGTGACAATGGTTCATCAAGTTATTGTG GTGCTGGGGCTAAGGTTCCCAAAGGTAGCTTACTCTATCATATTCCTTTGGAATCATCTGACATAAAGCAAAATTTGCAACTTAGAGGATATAATGGTAGTAGGCCAAGTATATGGGCAATGCAG GGGTTTCCTATGATGACATTGGCAAATTTTGAAGAAGTTTTGTCAATGTTAAGCAGTTTGGCCATGGAGGGAAGCTTTTTTCTGGGAGAGTTGCCTACATTTTTATCTGATGCAGAAACAGAAATTAAG CAATGGCTGGATAAACTCTTCATGAGCAACGGCTTTCGTGTCGAAATGATTAATCATAAAGGAGTTTCTGAAAGTTCAAAAGAAGAATTTGCTTCAGCACATTACAGTAACAAGCTGTTTGTTGCTGAACAACTACGACTTTCAGATGATCAG ATGGAAGCATGGAGAAGACAATTCCAAAGGGTAGAGGATGAAGGAGATGAAGAAGGCTTTGAAGAGTTATAG
- the LOC112728555 gene encoding O-methyltransferase 1, chloroplastic isoform X6, with the protein MAFLHVPAIVDCVNMNMNFHLMPLRCNSKRTFCVSAVNLNNDSISNNDPLLLSATTSAFLRSQETLRPDPLFVDQYASYLVPQNFHKEKVQDLNPYCLATKFIDDKLLHTVNLIDGVKQVVLLTDGMDTRPYRLRWPASTIIFDISPERIFQIAAEKLEGDNGSSSYCGAGAKVPKGSLLYHIPLESSDIKQNLQLRGYNGSRPSIWAMQGFPMMTLANFEEVLSMLSSLAMEGSFFLGELPTFLSDAETEIKQWLDKLFMSNGFRVEMINHKGVSESSKEEFASAHYSNKLFVAEQLRLSDDQMEAWRRQFQRVEDEGDEEGFEEL; encoded by the exons ATGGCTTTTTTACATGTACCTGCCATTGTTGATTGTGTTAACATGAACATGAACTTTCACCTTATGCCACTGAGATGCAACTCCAAGAGAACATTCTGTGTTTCTGCAGTGAATCTCAACAATGACAGCATTAGCAATAATGACCCTTTACTCCTTTCAGCAACTACCTCTGCTTTTCTTCGTTCTCAGGAAACTCTAAGGCCAG ACCCTTTATTTGTGGACCAGTATGCTTCATATCTTGTCCCTCAAAATTTTCACAAGGAAAAGGTGCAGGATTTGAACCCCTATTGCCTTGCAACTAAGTTCATTGATGATAAATTGCTTCATACAGTGAATCTTATTGATGGAGTTAAGCAG GTTGTTTTGTTAACTGATGGCATGGATACGCGGCCGTACAGACTTCGGTGGCCTGCTTCAACCATAATATTCGACATATCACCGGAAAGGATATTTCAAATAGCAGCTGAGAAGCTTGAAGGTGACAATGGTTCATCAAGTTATTGTG GTGCTGGGGCTAAGGTTCCCAAAGGTAGCTTACTCTATCATATTCCTTTGGAATCATCTGACATAAAGCAAAATTTGCAACTTAGAGGATATAATGGTAGTAGGCCAAGTATATGGGCAATGCAG GGGTTTCCTATGATGACATTGGCAAATTTTGAAGAAGTTTTGTCAATGTTAAGCAGTTTGGCCATGGAGGGAAGCTTTTTTCTGGGAGAGTTGCCTACATTTTTATCTGATGCAGAAACAGAAATTAAG CAATGGCTGGATAAACTCTTCATGAGCAACGGCTTTCGTGTCGAAATGATTAATCATAAAGGAGTTTCTGAAAGTTCAAAAGAAGAATTTGCTTCAGCACATTACAGTAACAAGCTGTTTGTTGCTGAACAACTACGACTTTCAGATGATCAG ATGGAAGCATGGAGAAGACAATTCCAAAGGGTAGAGGATGAAGGAGATGAAGAAGGCTTTGAAGAGTTATAG
- the LOC112728555 gene encoding O-methyltransferase 1, chloroplastic isoform X3, translating into MAFLHVPAIVDCVNMNMNFHLMPLRCNSKRTFCVSAVNLNNDSISNNDPLLLSATTSAFLRSQETLRPGKHYIIVLFSLCDTFYQAFGVHYLVYSLCAQDPLFVDQYASYLVPQNFHKEKVQDLNPYCLATKFIDDKLLHTVNLIDGVKQVVLLTDGMDTRPYRLRWPASTIIFDISPERIFQIAAEKLEGAGAKVPKGSLLYHIPLESSDIKQNLQLRGYNGSRPSIWAMQGFPMMTLANFEEVLSMLSSLAMEGSFFLGELPTFLSDAETEIKQWLDKLFMSNGFRVEMINHKGVSESSKEEFASAHYSNKLFVAEQLRLSDDQALIFWQMEAWRRQFQRVEDEGDEEGFEEL; encoded by the exons ATGGCTTTTTTACATGTACCTGCCATTGTTGATTGTGTTAACATGAACATGAACTTTCACCTTATGCCACTGAGATGCAACTCCAAGAGAACATTCTGTGTTTCTGCAGTGAATCTCAACAATGACAGCATTAGCAATAATGACCCTTTACTCCTTTCAGCAACTACCTCTGCTTTTCTTCGTTCTCAGGAAACTCTAAGGCCAGGCAAACACTACATCATAGTTCTTTTTTCTCTCTGTGACACATTTTATCAAGCATTTGGAGTTCACTACCTTGTATATTCATTGTGTGCTCAAG ACCCTTTATTTGTGGACCAGTATGCTTCATATCTTGTCCCTCAAAATTTTCACAAGGAAAAGGTGCAGGATTTGAACCCCTATTGCCTTGCAACTAAGTTCATTGATGATAAATTGCTTCATACAGTGAATCTTATTGATGGAGTTAAGCAG GTTGTTTTGTTAACTGATGGCATGGATACGCGGCCGTACAGACTTCGGTGGCCTGCTTCAACCATAATATTCGACATATCACCGGAAAGGATATTTCAAATAGCAGCTGAGAAGCTTGAAG GTGCTGGGGCTAAGGTTCCCAAAGGTAGCTTACTCTATCATATTCCTTTGGAATCATCTGACATAAAGCAAAATTTGCAACTTAGAGGATATAATGGTAGTAGGCCAAGTATATGGGCAATGCAG GGGTTTCCTATGATGACATTGGCAAATTTTGAAGAAGTTTTGTCAATGTTAAGCAGTTTGGCCATGGAGGGAAGCTTTTTTCTGGGAGAGTTGCCTACATTTTTATCTGATGCAGAAACAGAAATTAAG CAATGGCTGGATAAACTCTTCATGAGCAACGGCTTTCGTGTCGAAATGATTAATCATAAAGGAGTTTCTGAAAGTTCAAAAGAAGAATTTGCTTCAGCACATTACAGTAACAAGCTGTTTGTTGCTGAACAACTACGACTTTCAGATGATCAG GCATTGATATTTTGGCAGATGGAAGCATGGAGAAGACAATTCCAAAGGGTAGAGGATGAAGGAGATGAAGAAGGCTTTGAAGAGTTATAG
- the LOC112728555 gene encoding O-methyltransferase 1, chloroplastic isoform X7, with amino-acid sequence MAFLHVPAIVDCVNMNMNFHLMPLRCNSKRTFCVSAVNLNNDSISNNDPLLLSATTSAFLRSQETLRPDPLFVDQYASYLVPQNFHKEKVQDLNPYCLATKFIDDKLLHTVNLIDGVKQVVLLTDGMDTRPYRLRWPASTIIFDISPERIFQIAAEKLEGAGAKVPKGSLLYHIPLESSDIKQNLQLRGYNGSRPSIWAMQGFPMMTLANFEEVLSMLSSLAMEGSFFLGELPTFLSDAETEIKQWLDKLFMSNGFRVEMINHKGVSESSKEEFASAHYSNKLFVAEQLRLSDDQALIFWQMEAWRRQFQRVEDEGDEEGFEEL; translated from the exons ATGGCTTTTTTACATGTACCTGCCATTGTTGATTGTGTTAACATGAACATGAACTTTCACCTTATGCCACTGAGATGCAACTCCAAGAGAACATTCTGTGTTTCTGCAGTGAATCTCAACAATGACAGCATTAGCAATAATGACCCTTTACTCCTTTCAGCAACTACCTCTGCTTTTCTTCGTTCTCAGGAAACTCTAAGGCCAG ACCCTTTATTTGTGGACCAGTATGCTTCATATCTTGTCCCTCAAAATTTTCACAAGGAAAAGGTGCAGGATTTGAACCCCTATTGCCTTGCAACTAAGTTCATTGATGATAAATTGCTTCATACAGTGAATCTTATTGATGGAGTTAAGCAG GTTGTTTTGTTAACTGATGGCATGGATACGCGGCCGTACAGACTTCGGTGGCCTGCTTCAACCATAATATTCGACATATCACCGGAAAGGATATTTCAAATAGCAGCTGAGAAGCTTGAAG GTGCTGGGGCTAAGGTTCCCAAAGGTAGCTTACTCTATCATATTCCTTTGGAATCATCTGACATAAAGCAAAATTTGCAACTTAGAGGATATAATGGTAGTAGGCCAAGTATATGGGCAATGCAG GGGTTTCCTATGATGACATTGGCAAATTTTGAAGAAGTTTTGTCAATGTTAAGCAGTTTGGCCATGGAGGGAAGCTTTTTTCTGGGAGAGTTGCCTACATTTTTATCTGATGCAGAAACAGAAATTAAG CAATGGCTGGATAAACTCTTCATGAGCAACGGCTTTCGTGTCGAAATGATTAATCATAAAGGAGTTTCTGAAAGTTCAAAAGAAGAATTTGCTTCAGCACATTACAGTAACAAGCTGTTTGTTGCTGAACAACTACGACTTTCAGATGATCAG GCATTGATATTTTGGCAGATGGAAGCATGGAGAAGACAATTCCAAAGGGTAGAGGATGAAGGAGATGAAGAAGGCTTTGAAGAGTTATAG
- the LOC112728555 gene encoding O-methyltransferase 1, chloroplastic isoform X8, with translation MAFLHVPAIVDCVNMNMNFHLMPLRCNSKRTFCVSAVNLNNDSISNNDPLLLSATTSAFLRSQETLRPDPLFVDQYASYLVPQNFHKEKVQDLNPYCLATKFIDDKLLHTVNLIDGVKQVVLLTDGMDTRPYRLRWPASTIIFDISPERIFQIAAEKLEGAGAKVPKGSLLYHIPLESSDIKQNLQLRGYNGSRPSIWAMQGFPMMTLANFEEVLSMLSSLAMEGSFFLGELPTFLSDAETEIKQWLDKLFMSNGFRVEMINHKGVSESSKEEFASAHYSNKLFVAEQLRLSDDQMEAWRRQFQRVEDEGDEEGFEEL, from the exons ATGGCTTTTTTACATGTACCTGCCATTGTTGATTGTGTTAACATGAACATGAACTTTCACCTTATGCCACTGAGATGCAACTCCAAGAGAACATTCTGTGTTTCTGCAGTGAATCTCAACAATGACAGCATTAGCAATAATGACCCTTTACTCCTTTCAGCAACTACCTCTGCTTTTCTTCGTTCTCAGGAAACTCTAAGGCCAG ACCCTTTATTTGTGGACCAGTATGCTTCATATCTTGTCCCTCAAAATTTTCACAAGGAAAAGGTGCAGGATTTGAACCCCTATTGCCTTGCAACTAAGTTCATTGATGATAAATTGCTTCATACAGTGAATCTTATTGATGGAGTTAAGCAG GTTGTTTTGTTAACTGATGGCATGGATACGCGGCCGTACAGACTTCGGTGGCCTGCTTCAACCATAATATTCGACATATCACCGGAAAGGATATTTCAAATAGCAGCTGAGAAGCTTGAAG GTGCTGGGGCTAAGGTTCCCAAAGGTAGCTTACTCTATCATATTCCTTTGGAATCATCTGACATAAAGCAAAATTTGCAACTTAGAGGATATAATGGTAGTAGGCCAAGTATATGGGCAATGCAG GGGTTTCCTATGATGACATTGGCAAATTTTGAAGAAGTTTTGTCAATGTTAAGCAGTTTGGCCATGGAGGGAAGCTTTTTTCTGGGAGAGTTGCCTACATTTTTATCTGATGCAGAAACAGAAATTAAG CAATGGCTGGATAAACTCTTCATGAGCAACGGCTTTCGTGTCGAAATGATTAATCATAAAGGAGTTTCTGAAAGTTCAAAAGAAGAATTTGCTTCAGCACATTACAGTAACAAGCTGTTTGTTGCTGAACAACTACGACTTTCAGATGATCAG ATGGAAGCATGGAGAAGACAATTCCAAAGGGTAGAGGATGAAGGAGATGAAGAAGGCTTTGAAGAGTTATAG
- the LOC112728555 gene encoding O-methyltransferase 1, chloroplastic isoform X4 translates to MAFLHVPAIVDCVNMNMNFHLMPLRCNSKRTFCVSAVNLNNDSISNNDPLLLSATTSAFLRSQETLRPGKHYIIVLFSLCDTFYQAFGVHYLVYSLCAQDPLFVDQYASYLVPQNFHKEKVQDLNPYCLATKFIDDKLLHTVNLIDGVKQVVLLTDGMDTRPYRLRWPASTIIFDISPERIFQIAAEKLEGAGAKVPKGSLLYHIPLESSDIKQNLQLRGYNGSRPSIWAMQGFPMMTLANFEEVLSMLSSLAMEGSFFLGELPTFLSDAETEIKQWLDKLFMSNGFRVEMINHKGVSESSKEEFASAHYSNKLFVAEQLRLSDDQMEAWRRQFQRVEDEGDEEGFEEL, encoded by the exons ATGGCTTTTTTACATGTACCTGCCATTGTTGATTGTGTTAACATGAACATGAACTTTCACCTTATGCCACTGAGATGCAACTCCAAGAGAACATTCTGTGTTTCTGCAGTGAATCTCAACAATGACAGCATTAGCAATAATGACCCTTTACTCCTTTCAGCAACTACCTCTGCTTTTCTTCGTTCTCAGGAAACTCTAAGGCCAGGCAAACACTACATCATAGTTCTTTTTTCTCTCTGTGACACATTTTATCAAGCATTTGGAGTTCACTACCTTGTATATTCATTGTGTGCTCAAG ACCCTTTATTTGTGGACCAGTATGCTTCATATCTTGTCCCTCAAAATTTTCACAAGGAAAAGGTGCAGGATTTGAACCCCTATTGCCTTGCAACTAAGTTCATTGATGATAAATTGCTTCATACAGTGAATCTTATTGATGGAGTTAAGCAG GTTGTTTTGTTAACTGATGGCATGGATACGCGGCCGTACAGACTTCGGTGGCCTGCTTCAACCATAATATTCGACATATCACCGGAAAGGATATTTCAAATAGCAGCTGAGAAGCTTGAAG GTGCTGGGGCTAAGGTTCCCAAAGGTAGCTTACTCTATCATATTCCTTTGGAATCATCTGACATAAAGCAAAATTTGCAACTTAGAGGATATAATGGTAGTAGGCCAAGTATATGGGCAATGCAG GGGTTTCCTATGATGACATTGGCAAATTTTGAAGAAGTTTTGTCAATGTTAAGCAGTTTGGCCATGGAGGGAAGCTTTTTTCTGGGAGAGTTGCCTACATTTTTATCTGATGCAGAAACAGAAATTAAG CAATGGCTGGATAAACTCTTCATGAGCAACGGCTTTCGTGTCGAAATGATTAATCATAAAGGAGTTTCTGAAAGTTCAAAAGAAGAATTTGCTTCAGCACATTACAGTAACAAGCTGTTTGTTGCTGAACAACTACGACTTTCAGATGATCAG ATGGAAGCATGGAGAAGACAATTCCAAAGGGTAGAGGATGAAGGAGATGAAGAAGGCTTTGAAGAGTTATAG
- the LOC112728554 gene encoding gamma-tubulin complex component 4 homolog, whose amino-acid sequence MLHELLMALLGYTGDLIVDRREENHLLSDQTPISDECTFTLAPDISFIDPSDRQLIEKIIALGFYYRELDRFTCKSRNLSWIRSSTAYLNAKPLGNVSDVSKVEKPSVYRRALANGIVEVLSIYRSAVLHIEQLLLSETKPILATVTQGLNKFFTILPPLYELILKIERDDIRGGQLLNLLYKRCHCGVPELQTCMQRLLWHAHQVMYNQLASWMVYGILQDQHGEFFIRRQEDREVENSSSNSDISDKLARMSTNDASLSDWHLGFHPYWDMLPEYIPMHVAESILFAGKAVRVLRNPSPSFQSGDTVNPQIPKSFQKIHGLAGRFHFQREPLINSGMGEDLLPQNESDKIEAMLLDLKESSEFHKRSFECAVDSIQAIAASRLWQLVVVRADLNGHLKALKDYFLLAKGDFFQCFLEESRQLMRLPPRQSTAEADLMVPFQLAALKTIGEEDKYFSKVSLRMPSYGITVRPSPLDVSRANTSADGSSGASSEMSLDGWDGLALEYSVDWPLHLFFTQEVLSKYLRVFQYLLRLKRTQMELEKLWASVMHQYHRDFAKRKKDRAKSPTAQQKSQRSRPMWRVREHMAFLIRNLQFYIQVDVIESQWNILQTHIQDSHDFTELVGFHQEYLLALISQTFLDIGSVSRILDSIMKLCLQFCWNLENQDHCSNTVELEHIAEEFNKKSNSLYTILRSSRLAGSQRAPFLRRFLLRLNLNSFFEATARGVLNVVRPRPSLPVLNQQ is encoded by the exons atgctgCACGAGCTTCTGATGGCGTTGCTGGGCTACACCGGCGACTTGATCGTCGACCGCCGTGAGGAGAACCACCTCCTCTCCGACCAAACCCCAATTTCCGACGAATGCACCTTCACTCTCGCTCCCGATATCTCCTTCATCGACCCTAGCGACAG GCAGCTTATTGAGAAGATCATTGCATTGGGATTTTATTATAGGGAGCTTGATCGATTCACATGCAAGTCTAGAAATTTAAGCTGGATTAGGTCTTCAACTGCATATTTGAATGCAAAACCTTTGGGGAATGTTTCTGATGTGTCGAAAGTAGAAAAGCCTAGTGTTTATCGTAGGGCACTAGCCAATGGAATTGTTGAGGTTCTCTCGATTTATAGGTCAGCTGTTCTGCATATTGAACAGTTGTTGTTATCTGAAACCAAGCCAATCTTGGCTACAGTCACTCAAGGCCTTAACAAG TTTTTTACCATCTTGCCACCTCTGTATGAGCTCATCCTAAAGATTGAGCGTGATGATATTCGAGGGGGTCAGCTTCTTAATCTTCTATATAAAAGATGCCACTGTGGAGTTCCTGAACTGCAGACATGCATGCAAAG GCTTCTTTGGCACGCACATCAGGTGATGTATAATCAACTTGCTTCATGGATGGTTTATGGAATTCTTCAAGACCAGCATGGAGAGTTTTTCATTAGGAG GCAAGAAGATAGAGAGGTAGAGAATAGCTCATCTAATTCAGACATCTCTGACAAGTTGGCACGCATGTCAACTAATGATGCATCTCTATCTGATTGGCACTTGGGCTTTCATCCTTATTGG GATATGCTGCCAGAGTATATACCTATGCATGTTGCAGAATCAATTCTTTTTGCTGGTAAAGCTGTTAGGGTTCTGCGGAATCCTAGTCCTTCCTTCCAGTCTGGGGATACTGTGAATCCTCAAATACCAAAAAGCTTTCAGAAAATACATGGATTAGCAGGACGTTTTCATTTTCAGAGGGAGCCCCTAATTAATTCAGGAATGGGAGAAGATTTACTTCCACAAAATGAGTCGGATAAGATTGAAGCAATGCTCCTCGACCTAAAG GAATCATCTGAATTTCATAAAAGATCATTTGAATGTGCTGTGGACTCTATTCAGGCTATTGCAGCCAGTCGTCTCTGGCAG CTTGTGGTTGTACGAGCTGACTTGAATGGTCACTTGAAGGCCCTGAAAGACTATTTTCTTTTGGCAAAAGGAGATTTCTTCCAG TGTTTCCTCGAGGAAAGTCGCCAGCTAATGCGTTTGCCACCTCGGCAATCAACTGCTGAAGCTGATCTTATGGTGCCATTTCAGCTG GCTGCGTTAAAAACTATTGGTGAAGAAGATAAATATTTCTCTAAAGTATCCTTGCG GATGCCATCTTATGGAATCACAGTTAGACCTTCCCCATTAGATGTATCAAGGGCAAACACTTCAGCAGATGGAAGCTCTGGTGCTTCTTCAGAAATGTCACTTGATGGTTGGGATGGTCTTGCCCTTGAGTATTCTGTTGATTGGCCTTTGCATTTGTTCTTTACTCAAGAAGTCCTCTCTAA ATATCTTAGAGTTTTCCAATACTTACTGCGGCTCAAACGAACACAAATGGAGTTAGAGAAACTGTGGGCATCTGTAATGCATCAATATCACCGTGATTTTGCCAAACGCAAAAAGGATCGAGCTAAGAGCCCAACGGCACAGCAGAAATCTCAGCGATCTCGACCAATGTGGCGTGTTAGAGAACATATGGCATTCTTGATCAGAAATCTCCAATTTTATATTCAG GTGGATGTAATAGAGTCTCAATGGAATATCTTACAAACACATATCCAAGACTCTCATGACTTTACTGAACTTGTCGGGTTTCATCAAGA GTATCTATTAGCCTTAATTTCGCAAACGTTCTTGGACATTGGTTCTGTGTCAAGGATACTGGATAGTATCATGAAGCTCTGCCTACAATTCTGCTGGAATCTTGAGAACCAAGATCATTGTTCAAAtactgtggaactggaacacataGCCGAG GAATTCAACAAGAAATCAAATTCCTTGTACACTATACTGCGCAGCAGTAGGCTTGCTGGGAGTCAGCGGGCTCCATTCTTAAGACGTTTTCTCTTGCGGTTAAATCTGAATTCCTTCTTCGAG GCAACTGCAAGGGGAGTTCTGAATGTTGTCAGACCACGGCCGTCACTTCCTGTTTTGAATCAACAGTAG